The window TTTTCAAATTTTGAAAAAGAAATTTTCCATCATAGATCATTGGAACTTCCATGAAGAAAGAGAAAACAGGAATATTTTCTTTTATACTTGCAGAAAGATTCGTAATTGAAATATCACCATAACTAGCGTCAGCATCGTCTTCCATAAGATTTCTCGCAGCTTTCGCCATTTTATCTTCTTCATCTTCAAAGAAAAAGTCCACCATCATATTCAATACTTTTTGCTCACCGAAATTAACAGATCTGAAAGGGATAGGCTGAATATTTAAAAGGGTGGCAGAAATATTTGAATTGAATTCGCCAATTGATCTGTAGTCAATATCTGCTGATTCAAGTTTAATCTTAAAAATACCCTGTTTAATTTTTGAACCATCTGGAAGTTTAACACTTTTTAAAGCAGCGGAAACCGAAGTGATCATTCCAATAAATCTCTCGTTTAACATAATATACCTCTAATATTTTTTACCAAATTTATGTAAATATTCGTTTATGAAGGCAACAAGTTCACCATCCATTACAGCCTGAGTATTACCCGATTCAAAATCAGTTCTATGATCTTTGACTAAGTTATAAGGATGAAAAGTGTAAGTTCTGATCTGACTACCCCAGGAGATATCTAGCTTTTCACCTCCAATTTCTGACCACTTTTTCTTCTCTTCCTCAAGTTTCATCTGATAAAGTCTCGCTTTCAAAACTTTCATAGCAAATTCTTTATTCAAAAGTTGTGATCTTTGAGCTTGCGATTGAACTACAATATTTGTTGGAATGTGAGTCAACCTTACAGCAGAATCTGTCTTATTAACATGCTGCCCCCCTGCTCCAGAAGATCTGTATGTATCAACTCTTATATCGTTTAGATCTAGAGCCAATTCCACATCTTCAGCTTCTGGCATCACTGATACAGATGCAAAAGATGTGTGCCTTTTATGCTGAGAATCAAACGGTGATAATCTTATTAATCTATGTACACCATGTTCAGATTTCAAAAATCCATAGGGATAATTTCCCGTAACTTCAAAAGTAATTGATTTTACACCAACAATATCACCAGGAAGGAAATCAACCTCTTCAGCTTTTAGGTCTAATTTTTCAAATAATCTTTTATACATACGCATCAACATCTGTGCCCAGTCCTGAGCTTCAGTTCCACCAGAACCAGCATGAATTGTAAAGATTGCAATTTTCTGATCTTCCTCACCACTTAGCATACTTTTCAGTTCAACTTCATCGACTAATTTAAGGAATAAATTATAAAGCTCAATTATTTCATCTTCCATGGACTCAGGATCTTCGGAAAGCATCTCTAAGGCCACTTCGATTTCCTCTTTGATGTTTATAATTTCACTTACTTTAATTACCCAATATTTTCTTCTGTTCAATTCGGCAAAAACTGATTCAGCTTTTTTTCTATCGTTATAAAAACCCTCTTCCTGTGTATCTTCTTCTAATGATTCTATCTCGTTTTGGATTTTTTCAAGGTCAAAGTGACCTCCTTAAAGTTTCAAACCTCTCAATTAAGGCTGGTATTGCCAGTTTAACTTCATCAATCATACTTTTCCCTCCATAGAAACATTTATAAACAGGAGTAGAAAATAAAGAAATGTTGAGAAAATTCAAACTATAATTTTTATTCTGTGTTTGAGATTATCAGTAATACTTTTCGATATAAAAACATTGAATAATTATCAATATCAATATTTTCTTAATAAGATTATTCAATATCACTTATTTTATATATTTCTACTTTATTCCTCATCAAATCCATATGATAAAGCTTGTTGTCTACAATTCTAATATTATCAAGAGCTCCAATAAATTCCATTATAACAGGAATTTTTATTTTTACAGAATAGTTGTAATCAAGATCTTTCCCGTAGAGATCAAATTGAATTAGACCTTCATCTTTATCTGTTTTTCTATAAGTTGAACCAACCCATAAATTTTCTTTTTTTGAATCCCAGATCAATCCTGTTATAGAATTTTTATATTTTCTGTTTTTCCACATATCAGCAAAACCAAATCCGTAGGAGTTTCTGTCATTATCATCAAGGAATTCAATATTTGCATATTTTTTTGATAATGAGTTTTTTACTTTTCCGTTCAAGTTAAATTGATGCAGTAAATACTCATTCGTTGAAAATTCTGATGTGAAAACCCTATCGTTTCCAAAAACAAAAAGAGGATTTTCATCAAAAGGAATTTTTGTAAAATCAACAAAGTCCTTACTTTTAATATCGATTGAAACCTTACTTTTAAACACGTCCAAAGTATCTAAGATTGTTAAATTTGTGTCCAAATGAACAAGGGAAAAATTCATAAAAGCTTTTGATTCAGTTTCGTTTACAAAGTCATGAGCAAACAAACCGTATAGATTGCCATTTAATTCACCAATTTTAGCACATTTTCCACTATTGTTGAGCTCTAAAAATCTTGTAAAATTACCTTCATTGTCGAAAATCAGATATTTTTGCTGGGCATCATCGTGAATGTAAATTTTATCATTATAACTAAAATTTAGGAACATGTTTCCATAGCTTACAAA is drawn from Candidatus Delongbacteria bacterium and contains these coding sequences:
- the prfB gene encoding peptide chain release factor 2; its protein translation is MQNEIESLEEDTQEEGFYNDRKKAESVFAELNRRKYWVIKVSEIINIKEEIEVALEMLSEDPESMEDEIIELYNLFLKLVDEVELKSMLSGEEDQKIAIFTIHAGSGGTEAQDWAQMLMRMYKRLFEKLDLKAEEVDFLPGDIVGVKSITFEVTGNYPYGFLKSEHGVHRLIRLSPFDSQHKRHTSFASVSVMPEAEDVELALDLNDIRVDTYRSSGAGGQHVNKTDSAVRLTHIPTNIVVQSQAQRSQLLNKEFAMKVLKARLYQMKLEEEKKKWSEIGGEKLDISWGSQIRTYTFHPYNLVKDHRTDFESGNTQAVMDGELVAFINEYLHKFGKKY
- a CDS encoding 6-bladed beta-propeller → MRVFVFIFIALFLISCENRLDFQRKTVENESIKELNLDKIFSMDMTEENSDFYALQPRSFFFDNKCNFYVVDQNSCQVLKFDENGKFVKKFCGKGNGPGEFVSYGNMFLNFSYNDKIYIHDDAQQKYLIFDNEGNFTRFLELNNSGKCAKIGELNGNLYGLFAHDFVNETESKAFMNFSLVHLDTNLTILDTLDVFKSKVSIDIKSKDFVDFTKIPFDENPLFVFGNDRVFTSEFSTNEYLLHQFNLNGKVKNSLSKKYANIEFLDDNDRNSYGFGFADMWKNRKYKNSITGLIWDSKKENLWVGSTYRKTDKDEGLIQFDLYGKDLDYNYSVKIKIPVIMEFIGALDNIRIVDNKLYHMDLMRNKVEIYKISDIE